A genome region from Bacillaceae bacterium IKA-2 includes the following:
- a CDS encoding acetoin utilization protein AcuC: protein MKNAAFVYSQEQQTYKFSSDHPFNQKRLDLTFDLLTKSDAINPEDIIAPRMATDEELLLIHEKDYIEAVKLAGKGELKTSIATNYGIGTDDTPMFANMHEAASLLVGGTLTAVDLVMQGKYLHACNLSGGLHHGFKGRASGFCIYNDSSIAIEYMRKNYNARVLYVDTDAHHGDGVQWAFYDNDDVCTLSIHETGRFLFPGTGNVNERGSGKGYGYSVNIPVDPFTEDESWLDAYRKSLREVAEFFKPDVIITQNGADSHFFDPLTHLCSTMEIYRQIPKLAHEIAHEFCGGKWIAVGGGGYDIWRVVPRAWSLVWLEMSDNQIGTGLIPEAWLAKWQKESPVQLSETWEDIPPVYPEIPRKKEITEKNFLTVEKALSHIRNEVAKKKAQLVEE, encoded by the coding sequence ATGAAAAATGCTGCTTTTGTTTACTCACAAGAACAGCAAACGTATAAATTTAGCAGTGATCACCCCTTTAACCAAAAAAGACTTGATTTAACCTTTGACTTATTAACCAAATCTGACGCTATTAATCCTGAGGATATTATTGCGCCTCGAATGGCAACAGACGAAGAATTACTCTTAATTCATGAAAAAGATTATATAGAAGCAGTCAAGCTTGCAGGCAAAGGAGAATTGAAAACTTCGATTGCAACAAATTATGGAATTGGTACAGACGATACACCAATGTTTGCTAATATGCATGAGGCGGCCTCTCTGCTTGTTGGAGGAACATTAACAGCCGTAGACTTAGTTATGCAAGGAAAATATCTACACGCCTGTAACTTAAGTGGCGGGCTCCACCATGGCTTTAAAGGTAGAGCTTCTGGATTTTGTATTTACAACGATAGCTCAATCGCCATTGAATACATGCGTAAAAATTATAACGCAAGAGTCTTATATGTAGATACAGATGCCCATCACGGTGATGGAGTTCAATGGGCATTTTACGACAATGATGACGTTTGCACATTATCAATACATGAAACTGGACGTTTCCTATTTCCAGGCACAGGAAATGTTAATGAGCGTGGCAGTGGCAAAGGTTACGGGTATTCAGTAAATATACCTGTTGATCCGTTTACTGAGGATGAATCTTGGCTAGACGCATATAGAAAATCCTTAAGAGAAGTAGCTGAATTTTTTAAACCAGATGTAATCATTACGCAAAATGGTGCTGATTCTCACTTTTTCGATCCACTTACACACCTTTGTTCCACAATGGAAATTTATCGTCAAATTCCAAAATTAGCACACGAAATTGCTCATGAATTTTGTGGTGGTAAATGGATAGCGGTAGGTGGCGGCGGTTATGATATTTGGCGTGTTGTCCCCCGAGCATGGTCATTAGTTTGGTTGGAGATGAGTGATAATCAAATTGGTACAGGGCTAATTCCAGAAGCCTGGCTAGCAAAGTGGCAGAAAGAATCTCCTGTCCAATTATCAGAAACATGGGAAGACATCCCTCCTGTTTACCCTGAAATACCAAGAAAAAAAGAGATAACGGAAAAAAATTTTTTAACGGTCGAAAAAGCGCTTTCACACATTCGTAACGAAGTAGCTAAAAAAAAGGCGCAATTAGTAGAGGAATAA
- the motP gene encoding flagellar motor protein MotP, with translation MKKFDKLTPIGIIVGLLAVMFAILSNSGPSGVIYFIQIASILVVFGGLAAALLINFSISEIKLLPKVFKEAFREDRQDLPTLISTFIELSTKARREGLLALEASLDDVQDPFIRKGVLLAVDGIEPDIIKDIMMAEVVAMEERHRKGRSIIEKCGEYAPAWGMIGTLIGLVLMLQNLNDPSTLGPNMAIALLTTLYGSLLANLVFIPMASKLANKTEEEVFIKQIIVEGVIGVQSGQNPKILQEKLSAFLPEAGKKIKGEEKGGVAVDGA, from the coding sequence ATGAAAAAATTTGATAAATTGACACCGATAGGAATTATTGTCGGCCTTTTAGCAGTTATGTTTGCTATTTTAAGTAATTCGGGACCTTCTGGGGTAATTTACTTTATTCAAATTGCATCAATTTTGGTGGTTTTTGGTGGTTTGGCAGCAGCACTTTTAATAAATTTCTCAATTTCGGAGATTAAGCTTCTTCCGAAGGTATTTAAAGAAGCTTTTCGGGAAGATCGCCAAGATTTACCAACTTTGATTAGTACGTTTATAGAATTATCGACAAAAGCTAGAAGAGAAGGACTTTTGGCTCTAGAAGCTAGCCTTGATGATGTCCAAGATCCATTTATTAGAAAAGGGGTTTTGCTGGCAGTAGATGGGATTGAACCAGATATTATTAAAGATATCATGATGGCGGAAGTAGTTGCGATGGAGGAACGTCATCGCAAAGGGCGGTCAATTATTGAAAAGTGTGGTGAATATGCACCTGCTTGGGGAATGATTGGAACATTAATTGGATTAGTGCTAATGCTCCAAAATTTAAATGATCCTTCTACATTAGGTCCTAACATGGCTATTGCTTTATTAACTACTCTTTACGGCTCGTTACTTGCTAATCTAGTTTTTATTCCAATGGCTAGTAAACTAGCAAATAAAACAGAAGAAGAAGTTTTTATTAAGCAAATTATCGTTGAAGGAGTTATTGGGGTTCAATCAGGTCAAAATCCGAAAATTTTGCAAGAAAAATTAAGTGCATTTTTACCTGAGGCAGGAAAGAAGATTAAGGGCGAAGAAAAGGGGGGAGTGGCTGTTGATGGAGCGTAG
- the motS gene encoding flagellar motor protein MotS, giving the protein MERRRQQKQDKGAPRWMVTFSDLMTLILVFFILLFSMSVVDATKFRAVADSFQDRAIFDFYPSLIPFDNPAEDIDIKRDPFDDLDDPLNELQKKEVDQELDKLLQEVQQFLLDNRLNDVISATRDDRGVVLVLQERNLFESAEAVILEGAHPFLTKVGTLLEAIPNLVKVEGHTDSRPINTFRYPSNWELSGARASSVIRYLADNSQVESFRFMAVGYGETRPVVPNTTSENLQKNRRVVIVISDPTYSESEQY; this is encoded by the coding sequence ATGGAGCGTAGACGTCAACAAAAACAAGATAAAGGAGCTCCGCGATGGATGGTTACTTTTTCCGACTTAATGACTCTTATTCTAGTATTCTTCATTTTATTATTTTCGATGTCAGTTGTAGACGCAACGAAATTTAGGGCAGTAGCGGATTCTTTTCAAGATCGAGCAATTTTTGATTTTTATCCATCATTAATACCATTTGATAATCCTGCAGAAGATATAGATATAAAAAGGGATCCCTTTGATGATCTTGATGATCCTCTAAATGAACTTCAAAAAAAAGAGGTTGACCAAGAGCTAGATAAACTTTTGCAAGAGGTACAGCAGTTTTTATTAGACAATCGGTTAAATGACGTCATATCGGCCACGCGTGACGATAGAGGTGTAGTACTCGTGCTTCAAGAACGAAATCTTTTTGAAAGCGCAGAAGCAGTAATATTAGAGGGGGCTCATCCATTTTTAACAAAAGTGGGCACTTTACTTGAAGCGATTCCAAACTTAGTAAAAGTAGAAGGACATACTGACAGTCGTCCAATTAATACATTTCGCTATCCATCTAACTGGGAATTATCAGGTGCAAGAGCAAGCAGTGTAATTCGTTATTTAGCCGATAATAGTCAAGTTGAATCATTTCGATTTATGGCAGTAGGTTACGGGGAAACAAGGCCAGTTGTTCCAAATACGACGTCAGAAAATCTTCAAAAAAATCGACGTGTTGTCATTGTTATTTCAGACCCTACCTATAGTGAAAGTGAACAATATTAA
- a CDS encoding 5'-methylthioadenosine/adenosylhomocysteine nucleosidase, whose translation MKIGIIGAMDEEIKLLKENIVIKKEVVKATITFYIGVFEGKEVVICKSGVGKVNAAITTQLLVDQFLVSHIIFTGVAGAVDPQLDIGDIVISTSAIQHDLDASALGFKVGEVPMFDYPSDFPASELLVKLAEQAANSLRDIKVSKGRILSGDQFIANYEKVKELALLFDGKCVEMEGAAVAHVAMLNDIPFVVIRSMSDKANGDANVNFAEFTKLASERSFTIVKSMIKSM comes from the coding sequence ATGAAAATAGGGATCATAGGTGCGATGGATGAGGAAATAAAGTTATTAAAGGAAAATATCGTGATAAAAAAAGAGGTCGTAAAGGCTACGATTACTTTTTATATCGGTGTTTTCGAAGGAAAAGAAGTTGTGATTTGTAAATCAGGGGTCGGGAAAGTTAATGCAGCAATTACAACCCAACTTCTCGTTGATCAATTTTTAGTATCGCATATTATTTTTACAGGAGTTGCAGGAGCTGTTGATCCACAGCTTGATATTGGCGATATCGTTATAAGCACAAGTGCGATTCAACATGATCTTGATGCTTCGGCTTTAGGCTTTAAAGTCGGCGAGGTACCGATGTTTGACTACCCATCAGATTTTCCAGCGAGCGAATTGTTAGTTAAGTTAGCCGAACAAGCAGCTAACTCTCTCCGAGATATAAAAGTTAGTAAAGGAAGAATATTAAGTGGCGATCAATTTATTGCTAATTACGAAAAAGTAAAAGAGCTAGCTTTACTTTTTGATGGAAAGTGCGTGGAAATGGAAGGAGCGGCTGTTGCTCATGTTGCCATGCTTAACGATATTCCTTTTGTCGTTATTCGATCGATGTCTGACAAAGCAAATGGTGATGCAAATGTCAATTTTGCAGAGTTTACAAAGCTTGCCTCAGAGCGCTCGTTTACAATTGTCAAATCAATGATAAAGAGTATGTAA
- the ccpA gene encoding catabolite control protein A — MVKTIYDVAREAGVSMATVSRVVNGNPNVKPTTRKKVLEAIEMLGYRPNAVARGLASKRTTTVGVIIPDISRIFFAELARGIEDIATMYKYNIILCNSDQNKDKEIHLINTLLEKQVDGIVFMGGQITEEHVVEFKRSPVPIVLSATVDPKKEFPSVNINYQEAAYDAVKVLIGNGHTKIAMLTGSLEDPVNGYQKYLGFRKAIEEAKIPFNEDYVVVGDYTYDSGMEAMENFLSLRERPTAIFAGTDEMALGIIHGAQDRGLHVPNDIEVIGFDNTKLAAMVRPTLTTVVQPMYDIGAVSMRLLTKYMKKEEVTDEVVILPHRIEYRQSTK; from the coding sequence ATCGTGAAAACAATTTATGATGTAGCTAGAGAAGCAGGCGTTTCTATGGCAACAGTTTCCCGTGTCGTAAACGGAAATCCAAATGTTAAACCAACAACTAGGAAAAAAGTCTTAGAAGCAATAGAAATGCTAGGTTATCGTCCTAATGCAGTTGCCCGTGGGTTAGCTAGTAAGCGAACCACAACTGTTGGTGTGATCATACCGGATATATCAAGAATCTTTTTTGCAGAATTGGCAAGAGGTATAGAAGATATTGCCACTATGTATAAATATAATATTATTTTATGCAATTCAGATCAAAACAAAGATAAAGAAATACATTTAATTAATACACTATTAGAAAAACAAGTAGACGGTATTGTCTTTATGGGTGGACAAATTACAGAAGAGCATGTCGTAGAATTTAAACGTTCACCAGTTCCGATTGTTTTATCAGCAACTGTTGACCCCAAAAAAGAGTTCCCATCAGTTAATATTAATTACCAAGAGGCAGCCTATGATGCAGTTAAGGTTTTAATAGGAAATGGGCACACAAAAATCGCCATGTTGACAGGTTCACTAGAAGATCCGGTCAATGGCTATCAAAAATATTTAGGCTTTCGCAAAGCTATTGAGGAAGCTAAAATACCATTTAATGAAGATTATGTTGTTGTAGGTGATTACACATATGATTCAGGGATGGAGGCTATGGAGAATTTTCTAAGTTTAAGAGAGCGTCCGACAGCTATTTTTGCTGGTACAGATGAAATGGCATTAGGAATTATCCATGGTGCCCAAGATAGAGGTCTCCATGTTCCTAATGATATTGAAGTAATTGGTTTCGACAATACGAAATTAGCCGCAATGGTTCGTCCAACGCTAACGACAGTCGTGCAGCCTATGTACGATATAGGCGCCGTTTCGATGCGGTTACTAACAAAGTACATGAAAAAAGAAGAAGTAACGGACGAGGTAGTAATACTCCCTCATCGGATTGAATATAGACAATCTACAAAATAG